One window of the Conexibacter sp. SYSU D00693 genome contains the following:
- a CDS encoding Nif3-like dinuclear metal center hexameric protein, which produces MADLQTVIAHLDELLESGAFSDYGPNGLQVPAREGKQVRTVVTGVSAHGPLVERAAAEGADLVVVHHGLFWRGQPLEVTPAMHRRLAPLLINDIALAAYHLPLDAHPEHGNNALLADALGLDGRAPFAAHGGRPLGVHGRLPGDGLGVQELLARVQEVCDHDVLHVPGGPDRVHTLGVVSGGASDDVFEAIELGLDAFLTGEPAERAYGAAVDGGIHFLAAGHHATETFGVRRLGELLEAEFGVRHVHVDIRNPI; this is translated from the coding sequence ATGGCCGACCTCCAGACCGTCATCGCGCACCTCGACGAGCTCCTCGAGAGCGGCGCCTTCAGCGACTACGGACCCAACGGCCTCCAGGTCCCCGCGCGCGAGGGCAAGCAGGTCCGGACCGTCGTCACGGGAGTCTCCGCCCACGGCCCGCTCGTCGAGCGCGCCGCCGCCGAGGGCGCCGACCTCGTCGTCGTCCACCACGGCCTGTTCTGGCGCGGCCAGCCGCTCGAGGTCACGCCCGCGATGCACCGCCGGCTCGCGCCGCTCCTGATCAACGACATCGCGCTGGCCGCCTACCACCTGCCGCTCGACGCCCACCCCGAGCACGGCAACAACGCGCTCCTCGCCGACGCCCTCGGGCTGGACGGGCGTGCGCCGTTCGCCGCCCACGGCGGGCGCCCGCTCGGCGTCCACGGACGGCTTCCCGGCGACGGCCTCGGCGTCCAGGAGCTGCTGGCGCGCGTGCAGGAGGTGTGCGACCACGACGTCCTCCACGTTCCCGGAGGACCCGACCGCGTACACACGCTCGGCGTCGTCTCGGGCGGGGCGAGCGACGACGTCTTCGAGGCGATCGAGCTGGGGCTCGACGCGTTCCTCACCGGCGAGCCCGCCGAGCGCGCGTACGGCGCGGCGGTGGACGGCGGGATCCACTTCCTCGCGGCCGGCCACCACGCCACGGAGACCTTCGGCGTGCGGCGCCTCGGCGAGCTGCTGGAGGCCGAGTTCGGGGTCCGGCACGTGCACGTGGACATCCGCAACCCGATCTGA
- a CDS encoding long-chain fatty acid--CoA ligase, translated as MEAGTAPARTTTGSKTIADLCRRAAETFGDSPAVRHKVDGSWQDVSFREVGDVVTEIGLGLIDLGVGAGERVAILCQTRPEWTYADFAATAAGGVVVPVYPTNSPEECEWVIGNSEAVVVVCEDASQVAKVAAVRDRLPALRHVVVVEPSGDVGDAVSLEALRARGRTRDAAELRARTEAVTPDDPFTFIYTSGTTGNPKGCVLTHGNYRSVLDMTNKRQTFGGGDDLIYLFLPLAHAFALLLQLGAFDNGTPIAYYGGDTTQIIPELMEVKPTYLPSVPRIFEKLHTKAQELLPAPVMQAIREVGGPIQDARVRGEEPPAELLATWEAPLPGDEQGRSLAQMAGFVQGLFGGRVREAVTGAAPIAHEILEFFYACGVPVMEGYGMTETSTVATSSRPGEHRFGSVGKPLDGVEVRIADDGEILIKGANIFQGYYKNADASFGAVEEGWLHTGDIGRVDEDGFVYITGRKKDIIITAGGKNLTPANIENDLKQSRWISQAVMHGDRRPFPVVLVTLDEEEIVPWAQGRGIEDTSIPALAKHPDVLELVQGLLDEANRKYAQVEQVKKFFVLDHDLSQETGELTPTLKVKRNVVNDKYAAQFDELYAGA; from the coding sequence ATGGAGGCTGGGACCGCGCCCGCGCGCACCACGACCGGCTCGAAGACGATCGCCGACCTGTGTCGGCGCGCCGCCGAGACCTTCGGTGACAGCCCCGCCGTCCGCCACAAGGTCGACGGCAGCTGGCAGGACGTCTCCTTCCGCGAGGTCGGGGACGTGGTGACGGAGATCGGGCTCGGCCTGATCGACCTGGGCGTCGGCGCCGGCGAGCGCGTCGCCATCCTCTGCCAGACGCGTCCCGAGTGGACGTACGCCGACTTCGCCGCCACCGCGGCGGGCGGCGTCGTCGTCCCCGTCTACCCCACGAACTCCCCCGAGGAGTGCGAGTGGGTCATCGGCAACTCCGAGGCCGTCGTCGTCGTCTGCGAGGACGCCTCGCAGGTCGCGAAGGTCGCCGCGGTGCGCGACCGCCTGCCGGCCCTGCGCCACGTCGTCGTCGTGGAGCCCTCGGGCGACGTCGGCGACGCGGTGAGCCTCGAGGCCCTGCGGGCTCGCGGGCGCACGCGCGACGCGGCCGAGCTGCGGGCCCGCACCGAGGCCGTCACGCCGGACGACCCGTTCACCTTCATCTACACGTCGGGCACGACCGGCAACCCGAAGGGCTGCGTCCTCACGCACGGCAACTACCGCTCCGTGCTGGACATGACGAACAAGCGCCAGACCTTCGGCGGTGGCGACGACCTCATCTACCTGTTCCTGCCGCTGGCGCACGCCTTCGCCCTGCTGCTGCAGCTCGGCGCCTTCGACAACGGCACGCCCATCGCCTACTACGGCGGCGACACCACGCAGATCATCCCGGAGCTCATGGAGGTCAAGCCGACGTACCTCCCGTCGGTCCCACGCATCTTCGAGAAGCTCCACACGAAGGCCCAGGAGCTGCTGCCGGCGCCGGTGATGCAGGCCATCCGCGAGGTCGGCGGGCCGATCCAGGACGCGCGCGTGCGCGGCGAGGAGCCGCCCGCCGAGCTGCTGGCGACGTGGGAGGCGCCGCTGCCCGGCGACGAGCAGGGCCGCTCGCTGGCGCAGATGGCCGGGTTCGTCCAGGGCCTCTTCGGCGGACGCGTGCGCGAGGCGGTGACCGGCGCGGCGCCGATCGCCCACGAGATCCTCGAGTTCTTCTACGCGTGCGGCGTGCCGGTGATGGAGGGCTACGGGATGACGGAGACGTCGACCGTGGCGACCTCGTCGCGGCCCGGCGAGCACCGCTTCGGCTCCGTCGGCAAGCCGCTGGACGGCGTCGAGGTGCGGATCGCCGACGACGGCGAGATCCTCATCAAGGGCGCCAACATCTTCCAGGGCTACTACAAGAACGCCGACGCGTCGTTCGGCGCCGTCGAGGAAGGCTGGCTGCACACGGGCGACATCGGCCGCGTCGACGAGGACGGCTTCGTCTACATCACCGGCCGCAAGAAGGACATCATCATCACGGCGGGCGGCAAGAACCTCACGCCGGCCAACATCGAGAACGACCTCAAGCAGTCGCGCTGGATCTCCCAGGCGGTCATGCACGGCGACCGCCGGCCGTTCCCGGTCGTCCTCGTCACGCTCGACGAGGAGGAGATCGTCCCGTGGGCGCAGGGGCGCGGCATCGAGGACACGTCGATCCCCGCCCTGGCCAAGCACCCGGACGTGCTCGAGCTCGTCCAGGGCCTGCTCGACGAGGCCAACCGCAAGTACGCGCAGGTCGAGCAGGTCAAGAAGTTCTTCGTCCTGGACCACGACCTCTCACAGGAGACCGGCGAGCTGACGCCGACCCTGAAGGTCAAGCGCAACGTCGTCAACGACAAGTACGCCGCGCAGTTCGACGAGCTCTACGCCGGCGCCTGA
- a CDS encoding patatin-like phospholipase family protein, which produces MGNVVTLDGGKQPRQTGQRKRRRRRSKTALVLGGGGFTGGVYEIGALRALDLLSVNRTVNQFDVYVGTSAGSFVAALTANGVTPEEMMRVVNQQVPTPFRDIDLGQLLRPNLLEYAKRGALLPWQFVKVARELLPHWTQTSLMDWVLGMAEGMPAGVYSGAGIEGYVRTVLSDPDRSDDFRELEGELYLAATDLDTCERIVFGAQGWDDVPISTAVRASTALPMVYEPAKVKERELVDGGIVSTTNLDIAVEAGAKFVVVVNPLVPYVNDFTHQVGSLLGSRPRHVSDMGLPQIGYQAFKLLAYQRLHEMAKQWEDRYPGVDILLIEPEPDDELMFQTSIMNFTSRVDIARHGFESVTQKLATDYERYRAITERHGIEISATRVRKVVKHFGAEEQRPRAWRKILEQTTGTLLRQSGSGT; this is translated from the coding sequence ATGGGGAACGTCGTCACGCTCGACGGGGGCAAGCAGCCGCGCCAGACCGGGCAGCGCAAGCGCCGCCGGCGGCGCTCGAAGACGGCGCTCGTGCTCGGCGGCGGCGGGTTCACCGGCGGCGTCTACGAGATCGGCGCGCTGCGGGCGCTCGACCTGCTGTCGGTCAACCGGACCGTCAACCAGTTCGACGTCTACGTCGGCACCTCCGCCGGCTCGTTCGTCGCGGCGCTCACCGCCAACGGCGTGACGCCCGAGGAGATGATGCGCGTCGTCAACCAGCAGGTGCCGACGCCGTTTCGCGACATCGACCTCGGCCAGCTCCTGCGGCCCAACCTCCTCGAGTACGCCAAGCGCGGCGCCCTGCTGCCGTGGCAGTTCGTCAAGGTGGCGCGCGAGCTGCTGCCCCACTGGACGCAGACCTCGCTCATGGACTGGGTGCTCGGGATGGCCGAGGGGATGCCCGCCGGCGTCTACTCCGGGGCCGGGATCGAGGGCTACGTCCGCACCGTCCTCAGCGACCCGGACCGCAGCGACGACTTCCGCGAGCTCGAGGGCGAGCTCTACCTCGCGGCGACCGACCTCGACACGTGCGAGCGCATCGTCTTCGGCGCCCAGGGCTGGGACGACGTCCCGATCTCGACCGCCGTGCGCGCGTCGACCGCCCTGCCGATGGTCTACGAGCCCGCGAAGGTCAAGGAGCGCGAGCTCGTCGACGGCGGCATCGTCTCCACCACGAACCTCGACATCGCGGTCGAGGCCGGCGCGAAGTTCGTGGTCGTCGTCAACCCGCTCGTCCCGTACGTCAACGACTTCACCCACCAGGTCGGCAGCCTGCTCGGCTCGCGGCCGCGCCACGTCAGCGACATGGGCCTGCCGCAGATCGGCTACCAGGCCTTCAAGCTCCTCGCCTACCAGCGCCTGCACGAGATGGCCAAGCAGTGGGAGGACCGCTACCCGGGCGTCGACATCCTGCTGATCGAGCCCGAGCCCGACGACGAGCTGATGTTCCAGACGTCGATCATGAACTTCACGAGCCGCGTCGACATCGCCCGCCACGGCTTCGAGTCGGTCACCCAGAAGCTCGCGACCGACTACGAGCGCTACCGCGCGATCACCGAGCGCCACGGCATCGAGATCTCCGCGACGCGCGTGCGCAAGGTCGTCAAGCACTTCGGCGCCGAGGAGCAGCGCCCGCGGGCGTGGCGCAAGATCCTCGAGCAGACGACGGGCACACTGCTGCGCCAGTCGGGGTCGGGGACCTAG
- the dacB gene encoding D-alanyl-D-alanine carboxypeptidase/D-alanyl-D-alanine-endopeptidase, with amino-acid sequence MPLRHRLACAALSAAALAAAAPSPAAALSADAVRQRLAQLAPGLGGASGAYVVDLDDAGDEVLFRRREDVARIPASNEKLFTTAAALLRFGPNATLDTTLHVPEGVAVDDEGVLRSDVFLVGAGDPSLDDRDLRGLAQQLRDAGVQRITGGVVGDETLFDARRGGPRTGFAADRDMGGWLSALAWGHGRAYPGGNPAVVAANRLQLFLKQAGIKVGRKGRAGSLGDLPGTQVASVPSPPIRQLAAITNQPSDNFYAETLLKGLGARFGDAGTTGAGLAVVRAQLASFGIHPRLADGSGLSRANRVTPRQLVRLLDRMAGQEIAGAWDASLARFGQTGTLAKRLRGTQAARSCRGKTGTINGVSALSGYCTSRDGGLVAFSFLSNGVWPTGAKRVEDRMVRVIANFDG; translated from the coding sequence ATGCCGCTCCGCCACCGCCTCGCGTGCGCCGCGCTGAGCGCCGCGGCGCTCGCCGCTGCCGCGCCCTCCCCCGCCGCCGCGCTCAGCGCCGACGCCGTGCGCCAGCGCCTGGCCCAGCTCGCCCCGGGCCTCGGCGGCGCCTCCGGCGCCTACGTCGTCGACCTCGACGACGCCGGCGACGAGGTGCTGTTCCGCCGCCGCGAGGACGTCGCCCGGATCCCGGCGTCCAACGAGAAGCTCTTCACCACCGCGGCCGCGCTGCTGCGCTTCGGCCCGAACGCGACGCTCGACACGACGCTCCACGTCCCCGAGGGCGTGGCCGTGGACGACGAGGGCGTCCTGCGCTCCGACGTCTTCCTCGTCGGCGCCGGCGACCCCTCGCTCGACGACCGCGACCTGCGCGGGCTGGCCCAGCAGCTGCGCGATGCCGGCGTGCAGCGGATCACGGGGGGCGTCGTGGGCGACGAGACGCTCTTCGACGCGCGCCGCGGCGGCCCGCGGACCGGCTTCGCCGCCGACCGCGACATGGGCGGCTGGCTCAGCGCGCTGGCCTGGGGCCACGGCCGCGCCTACCCCGGCGGCAACCCGGCGGTCGTGGCCGCCAACCGGCTGCAGCTCTTCCTCAAGCAGGCGGGGATCAAGGTCGGGCGCAAGGGCCGCGCCGGCTCCCTGGGCGACCTGCCCGGGACGCAGGTGGCCAGCGTCCCGTCGCCCCCGATCCGCCAGCTCGCGGCGATCACGAACCAGCCGTCGGACAACTTCTACGCCGAGACGCTGCTCAAGGGCCTGGGCGCGCGCTTCGGCGACGCGGGGACCACGGGCGCCGGCCTGGCCGTCGTCCGCGCGCAGCTCGCGAGCTTCGGGATCCACCCGAGGCTCGCCGACGGCTCGGGGCTCTCGCGGGCCAACCGCGTCACGCCGCGCCAGCTCGTCCGGCTGCTCGACCGCATGGCCGGCCAGGAGATCGCGGGCGCGTGGGACGCGTCGCTGGCGCGCTTCGGCCAGACCGGGACGCTGGCCAAGCGCCTGCGCGGCACGCAGGCCGCGCGGTCCTGTCGCGGCAAGACCGGGACGATCAACGGGGTCAGCGCCCTCTCGGGCTACTGCACCTCGCGCGACGGCGGCCTCGTGGCCTTCTCGTTCCTCTCGAACGGCGTGTGGCCGACGGGCGCCAAGCGCGTCGAGGACCGGATGGTCCGCGTCATCGCGAACTTCGACGGCTAG
- a CDS encoding triacylglycerol lipase, translating to MRRRSLALAAAALAGLAACAPRAHAADALVCDAGVASRPATPLLLVHGTNVDSRTNWSWGFAKALRERGHGICTVDLPQRGTVDVQDSMPVVNAALREVIARAGGRKVSLIGHSQGGFHVVAALRLAPELAPQVDDVVGLAGLYDEGSTGLGHRCDDGCQTSLVQFGKGSRFMAAMRRFAFPDGPDVTAIGTLPDSTVAPQPAVNELPPGAGRSMQIQDVCPGRAFVDGLDHIFLAADAVSFALTADALGHPGPADPARIPRSTCSQLVFPQADLLGLVGIAPDALGATATTGSGTREEPPLRCPVAPECAAGPAHPAAKATARITSRRWRPGGGVAVRVALPAAGRVRLAFRDGAVTPSVAARAGRRTVRVPLRRCAQAGRRCAAVRAAHRLTVTVQVRVGREAFRAAGRPAVLRRG from the coding sequence GTGCGACGCCGGAGCCTCGCTCTCGCCGCGGCTGCGCTGGCCGGCCTCGCCGCCTGCGCCCCGCGCGCCCACGCGGCCGACGCGCTCGTCTGCGACGCCGGCGTGGCGAGCCGGCCCGCGACCCCGCTCCTGCTCGTCCACGGCACGAACGTGGACTCGCGGACGAACTGGTCGTGGGGCTTCGCCAAGGCGCTTCGCGAGCGCGGCCACGGCATCTGCACCGTCGACCTGCCGCAGCGCGGGACGGTCGACGTCCAGGACTCCATGCCGGTCGTCAACGCCGCCCTGCGCGAGGTCATCGCTCGGGCGGGCGGGCGCAAGGTGTCGTTGATCGGCCACAGCCAGGGCGGCTTCCACGTCGTCGCGGCGCTGCGCCTCGCGCCGGAGCTCGCGCCGCAGGTCGACGACGTCGTCGGGCTCGCAGGGCTCTACGACGAGGGCTCCACGGGCCTCGGCCACCGCTGCGACGACGGATGCCAGACGTCGCTCGTGCAGTTCGGCAAGGGCTCCCGGTTCATGGCGGCGATGCGGCGCTTCGCGTTCCCCGACGGGCCGGACGTGACGGCGATCGGGACGCTGCCGGACTCGACCGTCGCGCCGCAGCCCGCGGTGAACGAGCTGCCGCCGGGCGCCGGACGCTCGATGCAGATCCAGGACGTGTGCCCCGGCCGGGCCTTCGTCGACGGCCTCGACCACATCTTCCTCGCCGCCGACGCCGTGTCGTTCGCCCTCACCGCGGACGCGCTGGGCCATCCGGGTCCGGCCGACCCAGCGCGCATCCCGCGCTCGACCTGCTCCCAGCTCGTCTTCCCGCAGGCGGACCTCCTCGGGCTGGTGGGCATCGCGCCGGACGCGCTCGGCGCGACGGCGACGACGGGCTCCGGGACCCGTGAGGAGCCGCCGCTGCGCTGCCCGGTCGCGCCGGAGTGCGCCGCCGGCCCGGCCCACCCGGCCGCGAAGGCCACGGCCCGGATCACCTCGAGGCGCTGGCGTCCCGGCGGAGGCGTCGCGGTCCGCGTCGCCCTGCCCGCCGCGGGCCGGGTGCGCCTCGCCTTCCGGGACGGCGCGGTCACGCCGTCGGTCGCGGCCCGGGCGGGCCGACGGACGGTGCGCGTCCCGCTGCGGCGGTGCGCGCAGGCCGGCCGCCGCTGCGCCGCCGTGCGCGCGGCGCACCGGCTGACGGTGACGGTCCAGGTCCGTGTCGGCCGCGAGGCCTTCCGCGCCGCGGGCCGCCCCGCCGTGCTGCGCCGCGGCTAG
- a CDS encoding triacylglycerol lipase has translation MRWGALFASLVATLLVALAVAPAANAASVTGLRCDSGLANGKTPLLLVHGTNTDAGVSWSWGYARVLRNDGHGICTIDLPRRALGDVQTSLKRVEQALREVIRRARGRKVSLIGHSQGAFHAAAVLRTAPSLAKRVDDVIGLGGGYTRGSDGVAAACANGCEPALLQLAAGSNFTRALKRLPMPSGSRITAIGSTADATVTPQPAVNRPPSGRGTSIEIQDVCPGRKFFYGFDHISLIGDAVAFALAKDALDHRGVARAGRIDRGVCGQVLMPGADFPTFMRSFREFSQAKAPESVVTTREPALRCPFKAGCKRPRR, from the coding sequence ATGAGGTGGGGAGCTCTCTTCGCGTCCCTCGTCGCGACGCTGCTGGTCGCGCTCGCGGTGGCGCCCGCGGCGAACGCCGCGTCGGTGACGGGCCTGCGCTGCGACTCGGGCCTGGCGAACGGCAAGACGCCGCTCCTCCTCGTCCACGGCACGAACACCGACGCCGGCGTCAGCTGGTCCTGGGGCTACGCGCGCGTGCTGCGCAACGACGGCCACGGCATCTGCACGATCGACCTCCCGCGCCGCGCCCTGGGCGACGTCCAGACGTCCCTCAAGCGCGTCGAGCAGGCGCTGCGCGAGGTCATCCGCCGGGCGAGGGGCCGGAAGGTCTCGCTCATCGGCCACAGCCAGGGCGCCTTCCACGCCGCGGCCGTCCTGCGCACCGCGCCGAGCCTCGCCAAGCGCGTCGACGACGTCATCGGCCTGGGCGGCGGCTACACGCGCGGGTCCGACGGCGTCGCCGCCGCGTGCGCCAACGGCTGCGAGCCGGCGCTGCTGCAGCTCGCTGCGGGCTCGAACTTCACCAGGGCCCTCAAGCGGCTGCCGATGCCCTCGGGCTCACGCATCACCGCGATCGGCTCGACGGCCGACGCGACGGTCACGCCGCAGCCGGCGGTCAACCGGCCCCCCTCGGGCCGCGGCACGTCGATCGAGATCCAGGACGTCTGCCCCGGCCGGAAGTTCTTCTACGGCTTCGACCACATCTCGCTCATCGGCGACGCCGTCGCCTTCGCGCTGGCCAAGGACGCGCTGGACCACCGCGGTGTCGCCCGGGCCGGCCGGATCGACCGCGGCGTCTGCGGGCAGGTGCTCATGCCGGGCGCCGACTTCCCCACGTTCATGCGCAGCTTCCGCGAGTTCTCGCAGGCCAAGGCGCCCGAGAGCGTCGTCACGACGCGCGAGCCGGCGCTGCGCTGCCCGTTCAAGGCCGGCTGCAAGCGCCCGCGTCGCTGA
- the ligA gene encoding NAD-dependent DNA ligase LigA: MAATDAATRAEELRAQIRHHEHQYYVLDDPEIGDDAFDALMEELRRIEAEHPELVTPDSPTQRVGGEPVGALEKVRHLQPMLSLANARSEDELRAWVGRMRNHLAREGIEDPAFTFVCEPKIDGLAMSLLYRDGVLERGATRGNGEVGEDVTHNLRTMRAIPLRLEGGDVPALVEVRGEVYMSLPDFTALNERRAAQGLSTFMNPRNSAAGTIRQLDPALAAQRPLSFWAYGIGAREGLDLERHSEALEWLREHGFPVNPDIAVVDGEDDAVAQCRAWEERRGALDFEIDGVVVKVDDYELQRRLGVVGRDPRWAIAWKFPPTTAVTRLTSIMWNVGKFGDLHPFANLEPVHVGGVTVKLATLHNEEDLARKDLREGDDVIVLRAGDVIPQVLSPAPHAAEREGRADPPRPPARCPSCDTPTVKPEGAVFTRCPNRACPARQWQLLKHFVSQGAMDVDGLGEKQVWMLQQAGLVRTAADFYRLTPERLQELEGVGAISARRMVDSIERSKARPFGRVLFAIGLEEVGFVTGRNLAQHFRTIDALLDAPPEEIAGTPGIGPKMAQVIHDQLADEQLRALVADLREQGLSFEVEGPPPGEGPLAGRTYVLTGTLPDLTREDATERIVAAGGRVTGSVSGKTDVVVAGDSPGASKLTKAERLGIPVIDEAALLEQLGDAPAPTPAEPPPRRGR; encoded by the coding sequence GTGGCGGCGACCGACGCCGCCACCCGCGCCGAGGAGCTGCGCGCGCAGATCCGCCACCACGAGCACCAGTACTACGTCCTCGACGACCCGGAGATCGGCGACGACGCGTTCGACGCGCTCATGGAGGAGCTGCGGCGCATCGAGGCCGAGCACCCGGAGCTCGTCACGCCCGACTCGCCGACCCAGCGCGTCGGCGGCGAGCCGGTCGGCGCGCTGGAGAAGGTCAGGCACCTGCAGCCGATGCTCTCCCTGGCCAACGCGCGCAGCGAGGACGAGCTGCGCGCGTGGGTGGGGCGGATGCGCAACCACCTGGCGCGCGAGGGGATCGAGGACCCGGCGTTCACCTTCGTCTGCGAGCCGAAGATCGACGGCCTGGCGATGTCGCTGCTCTATCGCGACGGCGTGCTCGAGCGGGGCGCCACGCGCGGCAACGGCGAGGTCGGCGAGGACGTCACCCACAACCTGCGCACGATGCGCGCGATCCCGCTGCGCCTCGAGGGCGGCGACGTCCCCGCGCTCGTCGAGGTCCGCGGCGAGGTCTACATGTCGCTGCCGGACTTCACCGCGCTCAACGAGCGTCGCGCCGCCCAGGGCCTGTCGACGTTCATGAACCCGCGCAACAGCGCCGCGGGGACGATCCGCCAGCTCGACCCGGCGCTGGCGGCGCAGCGGCCGCTGTCGTTCTGGGCCTACGGCATCGGCGCGCGCGAGGGCCTGGACCTCGAACGCCACTCCGAGGCGCTGGAGTGGCTGCGCGAGCACGGCTTCCCGGTGAACCCGGACATCGCGGTCGTCGACGGTGAGGACGACGCGGTCGCGCAGTGCCGCGCGTGGGAGGAGCGCCGCGGGGCGCTGGACTTCGAGATCGACGGCGTCGTCGTGAAGGTCGACGACTACGAGCTGCAGCGGCGCCTGGGCGTCGTGGGGCGCGACCCGCGCTGGGCGATCGCCTGGAAGTTCCCGCCGACGACGGCGGTGACGCGCCTCACGTCGATCATGTGGAACGTCGGCAAGTTCGGCGACCTGCACCCGTTCGCCAACCTCGAGCCCGTCCACGTCGGCGGCGTCACGGTGAAGCTCGCGACGCTGCACAACGAGGAGGACCTCGCGCGCAAGGACCTGCGCGAGGGCGACGACGTCATCGTCCTGCGCGCGGGCGACGTGATCCCGCAGGTGCTGTCGCCGGCGCCTCACGCCGCCGAGCGCGAGGGCCGGGCCGACCCACCCCGCCCGCCCGCGCGCTGCCCGTCGTGCGACACGCCGACGGTCAAGCCCGAGGGAGCCGTCTTCACGCGCTGCCCGAACCGCGCGTGCCCGGCGCGCCAGTGGCAGCTGCTCAAGCACTTCGTCTCGCAGGGCGCCATGGACGTCGACGGCCTCGGCGAGAAGCAGGTGTGGATGCTCCAGCAGGCCGGCCTGGTCAGGACGGCGGCGGACTTCTACCGGCTGACCCCCGAGCGCCTGCAGGAGCTCGAGGGCGTCGGGGCGATCAGCGCCCGGCGGATGGTCGACTCGATCGAGCGCTCGAAGGCCCGGCCCTTCGGGCGGGTGCTCTTCGCCATCGGCCTCGAGGAGGTCGGGTTCGTCACCGGCCGCAACCTCGCCCAGCACTTCCGCACGATCGACGCGCTGCTGGACGCCCCGCCCGAGGAGATCGCGGGGACGCCCGGCATCGGCCCCAAGATGGCCCAGGTCATCCACGACCAGCTGGCCGACGAGCAGCTGCGCGCGCTCGTCGCCGACCTGCGCGAGCAGGGCCTGAGCTTCGAGGTCGAGGGCCCGCCGCCGGGGGAGGGGCCGCTGGCCGGCAGGACGTACGTGCTCACCGGGACGCTGCCCGACCTCACGCGGGAGGACGCCACGGAGCGGATCGTCGCCGCGGGCGGCCGGGTCACCGGCTCGGTCTCGGGCAAGACGGACGTCGTCGTGGCCGGTGACTCGCCCGGCGCCTCGAAGCTCACGAAGGCCGAGCGCCTCGGGATCCCCGTCATCGACGAAGCGGCGCTGCTCGAGCAGCTCGGCGACGCGCCGGCGCCCACCCCGGCCGAGCCGCCGCCGCGACGCGGGCGCTGA
- a CDS encoding histidinol-phosphate transaminase, whose amino-acid sequence MARKGLFSYYRQFEGMSEREVNAQLKEAADERRQKALSRVEPLDLTQTTWPEVPHPAIVGAITFAARRGLHRYVDRAAGELRSEVAHRHGVPEDRVAVGDGAAQLLSSAITALMEPGDELVTPWPSYPLYPLAARRARGVAVPVAGHDVDAVLAAVNDRTRVVCLCNPNDPTGELVGVGDLARLARALPERVVLLVDEALRDHVDAEPADATLPLLGEHPRILLFRTFSKAWGLAGLRCGYALGGPGAEELLDQLMPELGVDELAQAGCTEALRHHADLPARRRDRLAPLRARLLEELRARELDVAPSQANVVWLAPPGGDDAGVAVATALDRQGVRVGSGAQLGAPDRLRLVVPVREPDLERLLRALDVALGRAA is encoded by the coding sequence ATGGCGCGCAAGGGCCTCTTCTCGTACTACCGCCAGTTCGAGGGCATGAGCGAGCGCGAGGTCAACGCGCAGCTCAAGGAGGCGGCCGACGAGCGTCGCCAGAAGGCCCTGTCCCGGGTCGAGCCGCTGGACCTCACCCAGACGACCTGGCCCGAGGTCCCCCACCCGGCGATCGTCGGCGCCATCACCTTCGCCGCCCGCCGCGGCCTGCACCGCTACGTCGATCGTGCGGCGGGCGAGCTGCGTTCGGAGGTCGCCCACCGCCACGGCGTGCCGGAGGACCGCGTCGCGGTCGGCGACGGCGCGGCGCAGCTGCTGTCCAGCGCGATCACCGCGCTCATGGAGCCGGGCGACGAGCTCGTCACGCCGTGGCCGAGCTACCCGCTCTACCCGCTGGCCGCGCGACGCGCCCGCGGCGTCGCGGTGCCGGTCGCCGGCCACGACGTCGACGCGGTGCTCGCCGCGGTCAACGACCGCACGCGGGTGGTCTGCCTGTGCAACCCCAACGACCCCACGGGCGAGCTCGTCGGCGTCGGCGACCTCGCGCGGCTGGCGCGAGCGCTGCCCGAGCGCGTCGTCCTGCTCGTCGACGAGGCGCTGCGCGACCACGTCGACGCGGAGCCGGCCGACGCCACCCTGCCCCTCCTGGGCGAGCACCCCCGCATCCTGCTCTTCCGCACGTTCAGCAAGGCGTGGGGCCTGGCAGGGCTGCGCTGCGGCTACGCGCTCGGCGGCCCCGGCGCGGAGGAGCTGCTGGACCAGCTCATGCCGGAGCTCGGCGTCGACGAGCTCGCGCAGGCCGGCTGCACCGAGGCGCTGCGCCACCACGCCGACCTCCCCGCGCGCCGCCGCGACCGCCTCGCCCCGCTGCGCGCGCGGCTGCTCGAGGAGCTCCGGGCGCGGGAGCTCGACGTGGCGCCGTCGCAGGCCAACGTCGTCTGGCTCGCCCCGCCCGGCGGCGACGACGCCGGCGTCGCGGTCGCCACCGCGCTGGACCGCCAGGGCGTGCGGGTCGGCTCGGGCGCCCAGCTGGGCGCCCCCGACCGCCTGCGCCTCGTCGTCCCGGTGCGCGAGCCGGACCTCGAGCGCCTGCTGCGCGCGCTCGACGTCGCGCTCGGCCGCGCGGCCTAG